The window GCATAGAGAGGAAGAAGCAGATGCGTTGCAGAGAGGAAGAAGCACCTTTGTTGCTTTAGATTAATGTTGCCGGAGGTGCGCCGAGGCAGAGGAAATGACAGGCGGTCGCCGGCTCAGGTAGGAGAACACTGGTAGCGGTGAATGAAGCTGCAATTTGGTTGACGACGAAGAGAACAGGCCACCGAGCAGACCAGCGAAACAGGGTAAGTCCGGCGTGAACAAGGGCTACGATAGAGAGATCTACTAGTAGTGATTCGGTGGTCAACGTTAGAGTCTCAGTGGAATCAGATCTGGAGATCGGATCAGCAGCGATTGCAGGGAGGTGGTTTGCTGTTGCTAGCGAGGATGATGGCGAGGATGGAGCAGCAGCGTCGGTGAGGGAAGAAGCACAGCAGCATTGGTGAGGGAAGAAGCACAGCAACGTCGGTGAGGGAAGAAGCATCAGTGTCTGCAGCGCTAGAGGCTGAGCACCTCAGCTAACGAGGTTGTGTGAGGAGTCGgatagcgagaagagagcttgctctaggcaagcggctctgataccatgataaaatatGAGATGTAATTACAGAGTTTATTTAGATAGTAAACTTTGATAGCTGTTTATACACCTTTGCTTCGCAAATCCAACAAGCGTCACGGCAAACTGCCCACCGTCTCTTCTCATGAACCCCCGAGCTCACAGGGACAACACTCCTCATCCTCGCTTCCATGTCCTTAATTAGGATCTGATCTTATTCGAGGaagattcctcctcctcctccgaggaTCAATATCAATGCAGCAGTAAGACATCCATCGTACATGGACAACGTGAGTTGGCCATGCTTGATCAACTCCCCTAACCCTTCTTGAGCTAGCCAGCCATGGTCGTGCAGTCTACCTTGCTGCACAACCCAATGCCGCCCCCGCCGCCTCCGCTGCCTCTCGACCACCTCCCCCGGCCACTGCTCGGCCTCCGGCCACTCGAGCCCACCAGTTTCCCGATCGAATTCGCCGGGGAGCTACCGGTGCTCTTGGGGTTGGGAAACGAATTGCATAGCGTCGTCAAGAGAGTGGATGTGAGGCCAGGAACGCCCGACAGCTTCGTCGACGAGCTCCCCTCGGACATGTTCGACTACCCGCCGCCACCCGCGTCATGGACATCGCAATTGGCGGTTGGATTATGGCGTCCGTTGAGTGTTCATCATATCATGAGACTTACCACTCATCAAGTTTCTGTTGCCTCACATCAAGAATATAAGAACTGCACAAAAAGCCATTTTAATCGATCCATCGAGGGAAAGCTGTTCGACACATCATATGACAACCTACAATTGGTGAAGGTGATCAAAAGCAATACAAAACTACGTGTGCATAATGAAAGAGTATTGCTGAAGGGTGGACAAAATCAAAGGAATTAAAACGTTAATTCTATATATAATATGAGACTTCACCTTACGAGTTTCTATCTAGCAGCATACATCCCTAAGATAGAACAAGTGTTCTCTTATTCTTTAAGGATTATTACATGATTTTATAGGGTTTAAATTATTCTCTTATCATTAttctttaatgattattgcatggTTTATAGGGTTTAAATATAAATCTACACAAATTTGACTTAAAAAAcccttaaaattattttaaaatagaaattttattttaatgaagTCATTATTTATATCGTATTTGTCTACTGTAATGAATGATTGAGTTAGATTAGACAAATTTCATGGTAATACACTTAAAAATCAACTACATTAGACTCAATTATATAATCAACTTGAAAAATGTAGCAATCCGactataaaaatatctaaaatcatcTAAAATACAAAAACAAATGGAATCACTATATTTATCATATTTGCTTGCTACGATGAAAGATTGAGATGAGTTGTTATGCTCGATtacaaaatcaaaatataaatgaACTATGTTACATTTGATTTTACAAACTGAGTGTAACACAATTGACGTATGAATGTAACACCATAAAATAACTCATGTCGGAATTCAACAATCGAagtaaaatatgatatatataataataataataaaaataataaaaataataataattactttATTACTTTTTTCTAATTCTTGTTGATTTTAGAGACTTTTACCAtccaatttgatatttttttatcttaattctATAATCAAAATGTAACAAGATTGTAACAATATACAATTTGTTCTCTTTGAAAAAATACATATATAGTTTGTTCAACTCACTTCAACTTTCCaaaatcaaagaaaaatattataaagataattactccgatgattttttattttaggaACTTTTTAAAAAGAATGTGGTTCATTGTATTAATTCCATGTGGATCATTGTATTAGAAATCTATAAAATGATGTTTTTAAGATAAATCCAAAAAAATATATGccagaggaagagagagaacatGTGCAATTAAAACATcagaaaatttattattattattatataatatttagatTGAAGACTTTCATTTAATTGATTGGcccataaagaaaaatatttaaaagaggattttttttttttttgacaaacgaTAAGTTTAGGATCAAACCATAACTATCAATCAAGATCTTTATCTGCCAAGCTAACACCTTCTTGATGAAGTTGGAGATAATAGATAATAAGAAAATATAAAGATTtgctaagataaaaaaaattatatgagaaagagagaaaaattcaCGTGAGATATATTATGAAGGGAGTAAATCTCATATACTATTTATTATAGAGATGTCTGATTACCTTATCCATACCCCTTTACTGTTGCATTTTTATCAACAAGATTTAGAAACGACTCTTGACATGTCATAAAAGGAATATAATTTAATAGGGTTAAACGGGAACATAATCTGATTAGGTAGGAGGAAAGAATATAGAAAGGATTAATTAGCAGATAAAAAAAATCTCGAGTCTTTTAATTGTCGACTTTATTATACGGAAAGAATCAGCAGATAAGACTTGATTGCAAAATGAATCCAGACCGTTCATAATACCAAGTGTACGATCGATGCCGTCTCCAGAACGGATCCTCTCATCAATTTGTGTATCTATTTATCCGCCCCGAATCCCAACCCGATCTGCTGCTTTAGGGATCGAGACCGGTGGCGGAGGACGAGGCAGAGGCCGCGGACCTTCGACCGAGCGAGAGATGACCAGAAGGTGCTCACACTGCAGCCACGATGGGCACAACTCGAGGACGTGTCCCGACCGGGGACTGATGTTGTTTGGGGTCCGGCTCACCGGTGGGACGATCCGGAAGAGCGCCAGCATGGGGAATCTCCCTCTCGCCTCTGGATCCATCCGGAAGAGTGCCAGCATGGGGAATCTCCTCCTCGCCTCTGGATCCGGTGGCGGCGCGTCGCCCCCCGACGGGCATGAGCCGGCCGCTGCAGCCGATGGATACGCTTCGGAGGATTTGGGCCAGGGGCCGTCATCGAGCGCCCGCGAGCGCAAGAAAGGTGTGTCTTTTCTTCTCTACGGTCCCTCTTTCTCGTGAATGGTTCGTGTTGCAGTTTTAGTCAAGATTCATTTGTTGTTGTTGAATTTGAGTCTCCAATTTGCACTGTTGTCGAAGTTAATTGTCCTTTGTACTTGTAAAAGATTGGATTTTGTAAGAATTTTACGGATGTGAATTGGAGTCACATACTTAATCTAGCGACGATACTTTTGCGGCGTTTTATCAAGGTTGAGTTTTGCAGTTCTGGACCAAgttaaatattagaaaataaaCCCTGTCCAAACTAACGAATTCAGTGATTATTTTGCTGCATATTTTTGGATAGAAACATCATGGCGGCATCTACTTGTTATACTTGTGATACCCATAGTTTGTTGTTGGTGTCCAATTGTATTTATAAATCAGATAACATGATTAAATTTGTGGTTACTTGATGTTCATGCCGTTGGTTCACATATGTTTTGTGTTCACATGGTTGGAAGCCATTAGAAAGCATGATTAATGGTTGAGAACAAGAATAGTTATCTGGAAATGTACATCAGCATCAAAATCCTGAATAAGATAAATACTGTAATATAATGATAAAACATTGGAACGATGGACACAGCGATATATGGGAACATTGGCACTGTTAGAACATGATGTATTTAATCTAGATCTTAAACAAACTCATGGTCCTGAAAGCTACTATCAGCACTGGTGATTTTCTTGAGATGTGTTTTCAGAACATGAAGTGAGTTGTTGCTGGGGAGTTAGTCATCGCTGGTGACATCTGCACTGCTAGACTGATGGTGGAGGAATGAGGTCAAGGTTGTTGTGATTTGGCTTTCTGATGACTTAGTGGTTCAGCAGCAAGATTTGGTAAATGTTAAAAtagagaactaggatgggtgctgATGCCTTTAAATTATTTGGATTTTATATTACCACTATTAATGAAGAGAATTTTCATATATGCAAACAATTTTTAAGGTCGAGTTCCTATTCTTTTGTACTAATCAGGATAACCAACCAAAACCAATAGGGTGGGTGAAGTATTTATGTATGGGATTAGTTACATTGTTGATAgtattggcaagttctgatgtgaAATGTCTAGTCTGAAATGGTACAATCTATAATTGATTTGATTTTGGCTGATTTGTCATCCTTAgagttgaaaagaaaaaaaagttagtCAGAAATAGTTTGAGGCATTTAAACTTAACTGGAATTGATAATTATGGCCGATTTGATTtataaaaggagaagaaaatagGACAGTAAGAAATATGGGAAGCTAAATTGTAGAAAGATAAAAAGAAACATGTAATTATGACCATGAAACAAATGAGGAAACATTGTTGCTGTTGTGTTTGTTATAaattacaatcatcatatttgttTTCTACCACTATTGTTGAAATATCCATCATCAACTGCTCTATAAGACAGGAAAGAGTATTGAGAGTAGAAATGAGATAATAGTATTCTtagcttatttttaaaaaataagatcttATCTTGTAGAGATGAGGTATCATGTAGTTTCACATGTTTTAAGTTTTACatgtttaattaattataaaattaaagatattttAGCATACAACAAATTTTTTGACAtattttgttatatatttttaaatatttttacttttcttatattttttatattttatcttttaagaTAAAATTTAACACAATCTTTTGTCAATCTTACTAATTTTGTTGATCCTGATCGTATCATCCCTAGTCGATATGATACTATCATCTTTAGTTGGTTTTGATCTTGATATCAATTTTGTGAAACATGGTCAATAGAGCTTCAAAGATACACTTTAGGCAgggtaataaataaaaagagaaatGTTGAATATATTATATTGCACTTGTGGGTGGTTTGTatgaaaaataattcaaaatgttCTACATGATATGGAGCAACAGTTATTGATAAATGTATGCCTGAAAAGGTGAAAATATGAGAAGGTTACTATgcttagatttttattttataggGAAGTCAAATAATTCACATGTATGTTATTTCAAGTCACCATAATTATGTCATTGGAAGTTTAGCAGAACAAGTTCTAGTTTATAGCGTAAAAAGAAAGGACAGAAACCATTATTTTATCCAATAATATCTTTGTTTATGTATTTGAGAGAGTAGTTCCTTTTTTTCCTTAGCGTGGAAAAGAGCCGGCAATATTGGTGTGTAATTGGTGGTGGTCAATTCAAATTATGTTTAGATACATTGGTGTTTCGGACTTGCGAATTAAGTTCTTGAAGTTCTGAAATGTCTAATTTCTAATGTTAAAATGAGTGAAATTGACAAAAGTTTAAGTAATTTTGAGCTTGAGATTCTAAAATTTCTAAATTGGCAGTCTAAAGGATTACAAATCATGTTAGTAAGAGCCCAATGATTGCAACAAAGAACAATATTCAATGTTTATTTATGGAGTTATCAAGGGATCCAACTTAGAAGAGGGAGCAAGGATGCGAGGAGGGAGAAAGATAGGGGAGAGATCAATTGGTGCAAAGAAATATGTGGTTGATGTGATGTGGTGTCAAATGGTCTATATACCCTGTAGTTGCAAGATATAGAAAAGTTTCATGATAATATTTTAAATGGACTAGAATAAGTAGGATAACTAAATCTAGATGTGATATGAATCAGACttggatcttttttttttattgaacataacccAAAACTGGATTCATTTGTAGGCATTCATGAACCATGATCACTGGCGAACCATTGCTGATGCAATTACAAGCTTTCTTATGCATTCGATGTCCAATAAAATTCATGTATACATGAAAATTCCTGCATGTAAATTATATGTGAATTGCATAGCTTTAGGTATTACGGAGTTCAAAATAGGAGACAAGGTATAATTTCATTCCATTATTTTGAGTTCTTGTAACTCTTTGGTTTCTTATTTACTTTTTGAAATATAGGAGCCGACTTGATGTTACTTATTTGTCATAGGATCTATATTTTGAATTTTGCAAATATACCTAAAGTACTCTgaaactttcttgtttatttgaGACGTCATCCATATTATAAGTGCACGGTTGTAGATGTCAGCTGTTTTGGATTGGTGATTGAGATTGGTGATGATGATCTGTTATTTCACTGAATGATGATTAGCCTATTTAGTTACTGTGACACCCATTTTGTAAATGTTCTTTAGAAAGGTCTTGTACTTCATATTCATCCATTATGATGCAATGTGTTCTGACTGAATTGTTTGCAGGTACTCCATGGACAGAAGAAGAGCATAGGAGGTTTCTGCTTGGCTTGAAAAAGCTTGGCAAAGGTGATTGGCGTGGGATATCCCGCAACTATGTGATATCAAGAACACCTACTCAAGTGGCTAGCCATGCTCAAAAGTACTTTATTCGCCAAACCAATATGAATAGAAGAAAGAGAAGATCAAGTCTATTTGATATGGTGCCTGATGAGGTATTTATTCTATCTCTACATGCATAATTCTTTCAGATGTGTATCCTACGCTTGCCTACTTTTTACATGAAATTATTGATTGATTATCATCTTCAAGTATCGCATGAAGTATAGACTGATAGGAATAAGCTTATGGCACCCAAATGTTTATTTTGGCTCTCTTGAAAGGGAAAGTGAGTTTTGGCACCATGGCAGAACTGGGAGCTTCCTGAGTGGTTGACTCGTCTCACCTCTTTTAGCTCCACATCCTTGATTATCACTGACCTTAGCCTTGGAGAGAGACTCTGAATTGGTAAAACTGGTTTTCCTCAATATTATCTTCTAAGGAGTGAAAAGGTGAATGAATTTTTGTAGGGAGGGCCAGATGGCAACTAACTTTACTAGCTTCACAGCTAGTAACTTTACACATGAATTTGATATATTAGCAAACCAAAATTTCCCCTTTTTCAAAGAGGAACTAACTTTACTAGCTTCACAGCTTTCACTGAGTGTGTTCCAAAACTAAAATATTGAAATCATTCTGGAACCAGAATGAGGAACTTTGCATCAGCTGTATAAGATCTTCTTTGTAGCATTTTAGTGCAAAGCTAGGAAGTATAATTCTCTTTTAATTAGAACCATAGTGTATATTGAGTGGGCATAAtgataattatcttaataaagccTGTGCAAGGCTTAGCCCTAGCATCGTTTCATATCTGACCATGCATTCATACATCCTCTCTTTGCTATTAAGGAATTTGAAGTTGTGATGATAGTATTCAATTATCAAAATGGCTTTTATCTTTGTCAGCCTGTTGAACCTCAATCCATTCCAGTGAATTGCCAAGAAACAGAGACTCAGAAC of the Musa acuminata AAA Group cultivar baxijiao chromosome BXJ3-2, Cavendish_Baxijiao_AAA, whole genome shotgun sequence genome contains:
- the LOC135630979 gene encoding transcription factor MYBS3-like, whose translation is MTRRCSHCSHDGHNSRTCPDRGLMLFGVRLTGGTIRKSASMGNLPLASGSIRKSASMGNLLLASGSGGGASPPDGHEPAAAADGYASEDLGQGPSSSARERKKGTPWTEEEHRRFLLGLKKLGKGDWRGISRNYVISRTPTQVASHAQKYFIRQTNMNRRKRRSSLFDMVPDEPVEPQSIPVNCQETETQNKNIHQVAPVLDEECKPVEDANNKVAGGAKEQQPEIAHCSYPLPLPAYFPPFVPFSFCVWPGYAADTSERQAYEIIRPTAIHTKNPIKVDDVVGMSKLSLKEQLGETASAPLTLDLLGGSNRQSAFHSNPPTRAHS